A genomic segment from Alteribacillus bidgolensis encodes:
- a CDS encoding pyridoxal phosphate-dependent aminotransferase, whose protein sequence is MQLSKRVSTLTPSSTLAITAKAKALKAEGHDVIGLGAGEPDFNTPSYIIEAAAASMREGHTKYTPSGGLPELKDAVTDKFKKDQDLDYYQDEIMVGTGAKHVLYTLFQALLDEDDEVIIPTPYWVSYPEQVKLAGGKPVYVDGLEENDFKITPEQLQSAVNSKTKAVIINSPSNPTGNMYSKEELEKIGETALKNNLLVVSDEIYEKLIYGDVVHHSIAQVSQQLKDQTVVINGVSKSHSMTGWRIGYAAGNAELIKAMTSLASHSTSNPTASSQYGAIAAYTKEDGSVEKMRQAFEERLDCVYEKLVQIPGVSCVKPKGAFYLFPNVKEAASSCGFSSVDDWVKTLLEEEKVAVVPGSGFGSPDNIRLSYATSLDLLESALERMERFINNHSS, encoded by the coding sequence ATGCAATTATCTAAACGAGTATCTACCCTTACGCCTTCTTCTACGTTGGCGATTACGGCAAAGGCAAAGGCCCTAAAAGCAGAAGGACATGATGTGATTGGACTTGGAGCAGGTGAGCCTGACTTTAATACCCCTTCTTACATAATTGAAGCTGCTGCCGCATCAATGAGAGAAGGCCATACAAAATATACCCCTTCTGGAGGATTGCCGGAACTAAAAGATGCTGTAACAGATAAATTCAAAAAAGACCAGGACCTTGATTATTACCAAGATGAAATCATGGTTGGGACAGGCGCAAAACATGTATTATATACCCTGTTTCAAGCTTTGCTTGATGAAGATGATGAAGTAATAATACCTACTCCTTATTGGGTAAGCTATCCAGAGCAAGTAAAACTGGCTGGCGGTAAACCTGTTTATGTAGATGGACTAGAAGAAAATGATTTTAAAATTACTCCAGAACAACTTCAAAGTGCAGTGAATAGTAAAACAAAAGCAGTAATTATTAATTCTCCAAGTAACCCAACAGGAAATATGTACAGCAAAGAAGAATTAGAAAAAATAGGTGAAACAGCTTTAAAAAATAATCTGCTCGTTGTCTCTGATGAAATTTATGAAAAGTTAATTTATGGAGATGTCGTCCATCATTCGATTGCTCAAGTTTCACAGCAGCTAAAAGATCAAACTGTAGTAATTAATGGTGTCTCAAAATCTCATTCCATGACAGGATGGAGAATCGGTTATGCAGCAGGGAACGCAGAGTTAATTAAAGCAATGACCAGTTTAGCAAGCCATTCAACATCAAATCCGACTGCGAGTTCTCAATATGGAGCTATTGCGGCATACACGAAAGAAGATGGATCTGTTGAAAAAATGCGGCAAGCATTTGAAGAACGTCTTGACTGTGTGTATGAAAAACTTGTACAAATTCCAGGTGTGTCATGTGTAAAACCTAAAGGTGCGTTTTATCTTTTCCCTAATGTAAAAGAAGCAGCCAGCTCCTGTGGTTTTTCCTCTGTAGATGACTGGGTGAAGACTCTTTTAGAAGAAGAAAAAGTTGCAGTCGTACCAGGCAGCGGTTTTGGTTCGCCAGACAACATTCGTTTGTCTTATGCCACTTCTCTTGACTTATTGGAAAGTGCATTGGAAAGAATGGAGCGATTTATAAATAATCATTCTTCATAG
- a CDS encoding amidohydrolase, translating to MDQYVLNHVHIMTTDPINRFQKDMYLVIRNGLIQEIGHTPLPDALKKDLPVINQKGKLLLPGLYNTHAHTPMSLLRGVSDDVPLKTWLGKEIWPREGLLDKRKVQAGTSLALAEMIKSGTVAFLDMYHLHMNEVFKLTMDAGMKAVLSRGMIGLGTKKEQHSKLNEACELAKYWNENGKGRVKGMLFPHAPYTCPPDFLEAVISQAHHHQLPLGTHLAETLEEVNDHKHQYGKSPLHHLHELGFFNKKAILTHVVHVTDEELDLLKDGMITVSHNPMSNAKLGSGTAPIPKMLEKGISVSLGTDSTASNNNLDMFQEMRTAALLQKGVNRNPDIVSTDQILEMGTLQGARSLGFAKHGLLQAGSPADFIMLDMSSLHLQPEDNLISHLIYSASGQDVTDVYVDGKQLMKDKELLTLDEEKIMYEANECFKDLESRFLNKRRKEDN from the coding sequence GTGGACCAATATGTTCTCAATCATGTTCATATCATGACAACAGATCCTATTAATAGGTTTCAAAAAGATATGTATCTTGTGATTAGGAACGGATTAATTCAAGAAATCGGACACACCCCTTTACCGGATGCGTTAAAAAAAGATTTGCCAGTTATTAATCAGAAAGGAAAACTGCTGCTGCCTGGCTTGTATAATACTCATGCTCACACTCCAATGTCCCTTTTACGCGGTGTTAGTGATGATGTCCCGTTAAAAACTTGGCTGGGAAAAGAAATTTGGCCGCGTGAAGGATTGTTAGATAAACGAAAAGTGCAGGCCGGTACTTCGCTAGCATTAGCAGAAATGATTAAGTCGGGTACAGTAGCTTTTTTGGATATGTATCACCTACATATGAATGAGGTATTTAAATTAACAATGGATGCTGGCATGAAAGCAGTGTTAAGCCGAGGCATGATAGGGTTAGGTACTAAAAAAGAGCAGCATTCAAAACTTAATGAAGCTTGTGAACTAGCAAAGTATTGGAATGAAAATGGAAAAGGAAGAGTGAAAGGCATGCTGTTTCCTCATGCACCTTACACTTGTCCACCAGATTTTTTAGAAGCAGTTATTTCACAAGCTCATCATCATCAGCTTCCATTAGGCACTCATTTAGCGGAAACGTTAGAAGAAGTGAATGACCATAAACATCAATATGGTAAGTCTCCACTCCATCACCTGCATGAACTTGGCTTTTTTAATAAAAAAGCCATCTTAACACATGTCGTTCATGTTACTGATGAAGAGTTAGATCTGTTAAAAGACGGTATGATCACTGTTTCCCATAATCCAATGAGTAATGCAAAACTGGGATCAGGAACAGCTCCCATTCCGAAAATGTTAGAAAAGGGAATTTCAGTATCACTTGGGACAGATAGTACTGCTTCAAACAATAATTTAGATATGTTTCAAGAAATGAGAACAGCAGCTCTTCTGCAAAAAGGAGTTAATAGGAATCCGGATATTGTTTCGACGGACCAAATATTGGAAATGGGCACATTGCAAGGAGCAAGATCTCTTGGCTTTGCAAAACACGGTCTTCTTCAAGCTGGTTCTCCTGCCGATTTCATTATGCTTGATATGTCTTCGTTACATTTACAGCCTGAAGATAATTTAATTTCCCATTTGATATACTCTGCGTCTGGCCAGGACGTCACAGATGTTTATGTAGATGGAAAGCAGCTTATGAAAGATAAGGAACTGCTTACTCTTGATGAAGAAAAAATTATGTATGAAGCAAATGAGTGTTTTAAAGATCTAGAAAGCCGTTTCCTAAATAAACGGAGAAAGGAAGACAATTAA
- the dinG gene encoding ATP-dependent DNA helicase DinG, translating to MSEKYVVIDTETTGNAPKKGDKIIQIGAAVIEDNQVKQTFSTFVRPFQHIPVFIKQLTGISNEDVKNAPSFSEIAPELLELLENAYFIAHNVPFDLNFINQELIQAGYRPFNGPTIDTVECARFLYPTAPGYQLSQLADWLNITHDRPHQADSDAIVTAYLWLNMKEKLFHLPAPTLKSLISLAVYMDSDIGSLIKHAHTLNKHHTLSEEDGIEIYKGLAIKKLEPLQKKEQTSKENILGEKDFFSTDGMLARSWSDYEPRQGQDQIAKAVKKAFQMREHLLIEAGTGIGKSLSYLVPALFYCKEADRRVVVSTHTVNLQEQLMAKEIPLLRKILPFHFNAVVMKGRNHYLCLRKFKQLLNTAPSTYEEVLGLAQILTWILETNTGDVEEINIAGGSSSSFWEKMMSDETTFSEASSSWFPKNYYNRIREQAKHADLLITNHALLFSDLSKDSGFLPSYKNVIVDEAHHLEDLAAKNLGLEVNYLDLTQIFHKLGLMDKTGYFQRLMVYEQSVHQHFSSSWYQYREDHFTLLKYEVDELFRMLYQFCMKTVQTKQTDVGRISIRYIPSIELSSDWQVIQDSLKRVLVLFEGEANEWLSFYQHLSSHAPSGSLEYGLLYDFKAAVKEAEDVCDQLFALLMEKDENYVYWMEIDKKGAANAAYLYARPVDVSDLLADRFFAKKDSVVLTSAALTVENSFTYVMEKWGLVDFAPSVLQLPSPFEYDKKAKVFIPEDMAAIKDGEKEFIIQTAEFIYQAASVTEGKMLVLFTSFDMLKKTYYQLRQWDEASNFVVIGQGLKSGSRLKLLKAFKQYDNAILLGTNAFWEGIDIPGQDLSCLVIVRLPFSPPNEPVAQARMEKIKSAGGNPFREVSLPQAVLRFKQGFGRLIRHQNDKGVVIVLDKRILQSKYGMHFIQSLPKLPVVHKPVDSVLNDIAAFLGD from the coding sequence ATGTCTGAAAAGTATGTTGTAATAGATACAGAAACAACAGGAAATGCACCAAAAAAAGGTGATAAAATCATACAAATTGGGGCTGCCGTTATTGAAGACAATCAGGTGAAGCAAACCTTTTCTACTTTTGTTCGCCCCTTTCAGCATATTCCGGTTTTTATTAAACAGTTAACAGGGATTAGTAATGAGGATGTTAAAAATGCCCCATCCTTTTCAGAAATAGCCCCTGAGCTGCTTGAATTATTGGAAAATGCTTATTTTATTGCTCACAATGTTCCGTTTGATTTGAATTTTATAAACCAGGAACTTATTCAAGCTGGATATCGCCCATTTAACGGCCCGACAATTGACACGGTAGAATGCGCTAGATTTTTATATCCTACTGCTCCAGGCTATCAGTTATCGCAGCTGGCTGATTGGTTAAATATAACTCACGACAGGCCCCATCAAGCCGACAGTGACGCAATCGTAACCGCTTATTTATGGTTGAATATGAAAGAGAAATTATTTCATTTGCCTGCTCCCACTTTAAAATCACTGATCTCATTAGCTGTGTACATGGATAGTGATATTGGGTCTTTAATAAAACATGCACATACATTAAATAAACATCATACACTTTCTGAAGAAGACGGAATTGAAATTTATAAAGGATTAGCGATAAAAAAGCTAGAACCTTTGCAGAAAAAGGAACAAACCTCAAAAGAAAACATACTAGGGGAAAAAGATTTCTTTTCAACTGACGGTATGCTCGCACGAAGCTGGTCGGATTATGAGCCAAGACAAGGACAAGACCAAATAGCCAAAGCAGTAAAAAAAGCATTTCAGATGAGGGAGCATTTACTTATAGAGGCGGGAACCGGTATTGGAAAAAGTTTATCCTATTTAGTGCCTGCTTTGTTCTATTGCAAAGAAGCTGATCGCCGCGTTGTAGTTTCTACCCATACTGTTAACCTCCAAGAACAGTTAATGGCAAAAGAAATTCCTTTGCTGAGAAAAATATTGCCATTTCATTTTAATGCAGTAGTAATGAAAGGCAGAAATCATTATCTCTGTCTTAGAAAGTTTAAACAGCTATTAAACACTGCCCCTTCTACATATGAAGAAGTATTAGGTTTGGCTCAAATTTTAACCTGGATACTAGAAACAAATACTGGGGATGTAGAGGAAATTAATATTGCTGGAGGGAGCAGCAGTTCGTTTTGGGAAAAAATGATGAGTGATGAAACAACATTTTCAGAAGCTTCATCATCCTGGTTCCCAAAAAATTATTACAATCGAATAAGAGAACAAGCAAAACATGCTGATTTGCTGATCACCAATCATGCGCTGTTGTTTTCAGATTTGTCAAAAGACAGTGGCTTCTTGCCCTCTTATAAAAATGTTATTGTAGACGAAGCACACCATCTAGAGGATTTGGCTGCTAAAAATCTTGGTTTAGAAGTAAACTACTTGGATTTAACGCAAATTTTTCACAAACTTGGTTTAATGGATAAGACTGGTTATTTTCAACGATTAATGGTTTATGAACAATCGGTTCACCAGCATTTTTCTTCTTCTTGGTATCAGTATAGAGAAGATCATTTTACTCTTTTAAAGTATGAAGTCGATGAATTATTTAGGATGCTCTATCAATTTTGCATGAAAACCGTCCAAACCAAGCAGACCGATGTAGGCAGAATATCTATAAGATATATTCCATCAATAGAATTGTCTTCTGACTGGCAGGTCATTCAAGATTCTCTAAAGCGCGTTCTTGTTTTATTTGAAGGAGAAGCGAATGAATGGCTGTCTTTTTATCAACATTTATCATCCCATGCACCATCTGGGTCTTTAGAGTACGGATTGCTGTATGATTTTAAAGCTGCCGTAAAAGAAGCAGAAGACGTTTGTGATCAGTTATTTGCACTATTAATGGAAAAAGATGAAAACTATGTATATTGGATGGAAATTGATAAAAAAGGGGCTGCAAATGCTGCCTATTTGTATGCTAGACCGGTTGACGTATCTGATCTGTTAGCAGATCGTTTTTTTGCCAAAAAAGATAGTGTAGTTCTCACATCAGCGGCACTTACTGTTGAAAATTCTTTCACCTATGTAATGGAAAAATGGGGACTAGTAGACTTTGCTCCGTCAGTTCTTCAGCTGCCCTCTCCATTTGAATATGATAAAAAAGCAAAAGTTTTTATTCCAGAAGATATGGCAGCTATAAAAGATGGTGAAAAAGAGTTTATTATACAAACAGCAGAATTCATTTATCAAGCTGCTTCTGTTACAGAAGGAAAAATGCTCGTTTTGTTTACTTCATTTGATATGCTGAAAAAAACGTATTATCAGTTAAGACAGTGGGATGAAGCTAGTAATTTTGTTGTGATAGGCCAAGGCCTTAAAAGCGGCAGCCGGTTAAAGCTATTAAAGGCTTTCAAACAATATGATAATGCGATTTTGTTAGGTACGAATGCATTTTGGGAAGGGATTGACATTCCAGGACAAGATTTAAGCTGTTTGGTTATTGTTAGACTTCCATTTTCTCCTCCTAATGAACCTGTTGCTCAAGCGAGAATGGAAAAAATCAAATCTGCTGGTGGAAACCCTTTTAGAGAAGTGTCACTTCCACAAGCTGTATTGCGTTTCAAACAAGGTTTTGGAAGACTTATCAGACATCAAAATGATAAAGGGGTAGTCATTGTACTTGACAAAAGAATTTTGCAATCAAAATATGGGATGCATTTTATTCAATCACTTCCAAAGCTGCCGGTTGTGCATAAACCTGTAGACTCCGTATTGAATGACATTGCAGCTTTTCTAGGCGATTAA
- the panD gene encoding aspartate 1-decarboxylase has protein sequence MFRTMMKSKLHRATVKEADLNYVGSITIDQNLMDAVDLLENEKVQVVNNNNGARLETYVISGERGSGVICLNGAAARMVQPGDKVIIIAYSLMKEEACRTFKPKVAVLDENNQISQMLSFEPSSTVM, from the coding sequence ATGTTTCGCACCATGATGAAATCTAAACTGCACCGGGCTACTGTGAAAGAAGCTGATTTAAATTATGTAGGCAGCATAACGATTGACCAAAATTTAATGGATGCTGTGGATCTTCTTGAAAATGAAAAAGTCCAAGTCGTCAATAATAATAATGGTGCTCGTTTGGAAACATATGTTATATCAGGGGAAAGAGGAAGTGGAGTTATCTGTTTAAACGGTGCAGCTGCTCGTATGGTACAGCCTGGAGATAAGGTAATCATTATAGCGTACAGCTTGATGAAAGAAGAGGCTTGTCGTACGTTCAAACCTAAAGTAGCTGTGTTGGATGAAAATAATCAAATTTCCCAGATGCTCTCCTTTGAGCCCTCTTCTACAGTTATGTGA